A region of Desulfobacterales bacterium DNA encodes the following proteins:
- a CDS encoding IclR family transcriptional regulator codes for MKQTTPTFNSVEKALKILKAFEGERPYWGVRELSTHLGFSPATVQRILQTLKSYAFVDQDAQTRQYRLGNIYFSFLHSLQRTYPVTQAAQSYMMQLLSRTQETVHLNVIERNERICIDNRESSQNLKGFMPVGSRSPLYAGASSKCLLAFSGQEFIESYLRQVKLAAITKNTLIDKKKIQAELETIRKQGYAASLGERNPGLGSLSAPILDYRGSLLASISLAIPEMRYRDQKLRKKYVRELLLVAKKFSEAMGARDAH; via the coding sequence ATGAAACAAACGACACCTACATTCAACTCGGTTGAAAAAGCCCTCAAAATTCTGAAAGCATTTGAAGGGGAGCGACCCTATTGGGGTGTCAGAGAACTCAGTACGCATTTGGGATTCAGCCCGGCAACCGTCCAGAGAATTCTCCAGACCCTGAAATCGTATGCCTTTGTTGATCAGGACGCCCAAACCCGCCAGTATCGGCTGGGCAATATTTATTTTAGTTTTTTACATTCGCTGCAGCGCACCTATCCGGTTACACAGGCGGCCCAGTCCTATATGATGCAGCTGCTTTCCCGGACGCAGGAAACGGTCCATCTGAACGTCATCGAAAGAAATGAACGCATCTGTATCGACAATAGGGAATCTTCCCAGAACCTTAAAGGATTTATGCCGGTCGGCAGCCGCTCGCCCCTATATGCCGGGGCATCTTCCAAATGTCTGCTGGCGTTTTCAGGGCAGGAATTTATCGAATCATACCTGCGGCAGGTCAAACTGGCGGCGATTACAAAAAACACCCTGATCGACAAAAAGAAAATTCAGGCAGAACTTGAAACCATTAGGAAACAGGGGTATGCCGCCAGTCTGGGCGAACGCAATCCGGGTCTGGGGTCGCTGAGCGCGCCGATACTGGACTACCGGGGGTCACTGCTGGCGTCGATCAGTCTGGCCATTCCGGAAATGCGTTACCGGGATCAAAAACTCAGAAAAAAATACGTCAGGGAGTTGCTGCTGGTTGCCAAAAAATTTTCTGAAGCAATGGGCGCTCGCGATGCCCATTAG
- a CDS encoding CoA transferase subunit A: MRIEKGDSNKIMPLAEAIKRYVFDGCHISIGGFTMVRNPMAAVYEIIRQDIKNLHLYAHSNGQGVDELIGAGCLAKLEIAYGGNGRFASTCVRFRKAVEAGALSVEDYTNYQMTLRFMAGAMGVPYLPTRASLGTDIINKWGFSEAVRKKDPKIPDRKLIVADNPFDTTGEVPKVVLVPAINTDVAILHVQKADAQGTARINGLTFSDIEQAKSAQHVILTCEEIVSTDDLRADPDQNQIPFFYVDAVVHIPLGAFPTSCHRCYDYDPVYLNEYLKSAQDDTQFKAYLDRYVYGVRDHQDMLKLIGPERINRIKADPQKGYAVGLDRR, from the coding sequence ATGCGCATTGAAAAAGGCGATTCAAACAAAATAATGCCCCTTGCCGAGGCCATAAAACGTTATGTTTTCGACGGTTGCCATATATCTATCGGCGGTTTTACCATGGTCCGAAACCCCATGGCGGCTGTATATGAAATCATCCGGCAGGACATCAAAAACCTTCATCTTTATGCCCATTCCAACGGGCAGGGCGTTGATGAACTCATCGGCGCCGGCTGTTTGGCAAAGTTGGAAATCGCATATGGCGGAAACGGCCGGTTTGCTTCAACCTGTGTTCGCTTTCGCAAGGCGGTTGAAGCGGGCGCCCTTTCCGTTGAAGACTATACCAACTATCAGATGACGTTAAGATTCATGGCCGGCGCCATGGGAGTTCCCTATCTGCCCACCCGCGCCTCTTTGGGAACCGACATCATCAATAAATGGGGATTTTCTGAAGCCGTGCGCAAAAAAGATCCGAAAATTCCCGACCGGAAACTGATTGTTGCGGATAATCCCTTTGATACGACGGGCGAAGTGCCGAAAGTGGTTCTGGTCCCGGCCATCAATACCGATGTGGCGATTTTACATGTTCAAAAAGCAGATGCCCAGGGTACCGCCCGTATCAACGGATTGACCTTTTCCGATATCGAACAGGCCAAATCCGCCCAACACGTCATTCTTACCTGTGAAGAAATCGTCAGCACGGATGATTTGAGGGCAGATCCGGACCAAAACCAGATTCCTTTTTTCTATGTGGATGCGGTCGTCCATATCCCCTTGGGCGCTTTTCCCACGTCCTGTCACCGCTGCTATGACTATGATCCGGTTTATTTGAATGAATATCTGAAATCGGCGCAGGACGATACGCAGTTCAAAGCGTACCTTGACAGATACGTCTACGGCGTCAGAGACCATCAGGACATGTTAAAACTCATCGGCCCGGAGCGCATCAACCGGATCAAGGCGGATCCGCAGAAAGGATATGCCGTCGGACTGGACAGAAGATGA
- a CDS encoding ketoacid-CoA transferase, protein MTEYTPREMMAIAAARQIQDGDIVFCGTGISMLAAMAAKHISAPQSVLFFETGAIDSVLEEIPLTVADSRVMFWTSVNGSLADAFATMQNRITGSHVIGILGAAQIDRFGNLNSTVIGDYHKPAVRFSGSGGASDVASFVSRTIIFMQHEKRKFVSKVDYVTSPGWIDGPDGRKRVGLPDGGPYAVITNMGILYFDDRTKEMYLGGYYPGVDPDRILDNMGFTVDISRATEVAPPSQHELRILREVCDPQRLILG, encoded by the coding sequence ATGACAGAATATACCCCGCGGGAAATGATGGCAATCGCAGCGGCCCGCCAGATTCAAGATGGTGATATTGTTTTTTGCGGCACCGGCATATCCATGCTGGCCGCCATGGCCGCCAAACATATCAGCGCACCCCAGAGCGTCTTGTTTTTCGAAACCGGAGCGATCGACTCGGTTTTAGAAGAAATCCCGCTGACAGTGGCGGATTCCCGGGTCATGTTCTGGACTTCCGTCAACGGAAGCCTGGCAGACGCTTTTGCCACCATGCAGAATAGAATAACCGGCAGCCATGTCATCGGCATTCTGGGGGCCGCCCAGATCGACCGGTTCGGCAATTTAAACTCCACTGTCATCGGCGACTACCACAAACCCGCCGTCCGGTTTTCCGGAAGCGGGGGCGCCAGCGATGTGGCTTCTTTTGTCAGCCGAACCATCATTTTCATGCAGCATGAAAAAAGAAAATTTGTCTCCAAGGTTGATTATGTCACCAGCCCGGGATGGATCGACGGCCCTGACGGACGGAAAAGGGTCGGACTCCCGGACGGCGGTCCCTATGCTGTCATCACAAATATGGGAATCTTGTATTTTGACGATCGAACCAAAGAAATGTATCTGGGCGGATACTACCCCGGAGTTGACCCCGACCGCATACTTGACAATATGGGATTTACGGTGGACATTTCCCGGGCAACCGAGGTGGCGCCGCCTTCCCAGCATGAACTCAGGATTCTGCGGGAGGTTTGCGACCCCCAGCGACTAATACTGGGGTGA